In Sphingomonas profundi, the sequence CAAGGCGAATCAGTATTTCCTGCGCGGGTTCAACCTGGATCACGGCACGGACTTCGCCGGTTTCGTCGATGGCGTGCCGATCAACATGCGCACCCACGGCCACGGCCAGGGCTATCTCGATCTCAACTTCCTGATCCCTGAACTCGTCGAGCGGATCGACTATCGCAAGGGGCCGTACTTCGCCGACGCGGGCGATTTCTCCGCCGCCGGCACGGTGAGCTTCTCCACCGTGGACCGGCTCGCCGAGCCGATGATCGAGGCGACCGCCGGCAGCTACGGCTACTACCGCGCGCTGGCCGCCGGCAGCGCGGCGGCGGGTGGCGGAGACCTGCTGGTCGCGCTGGACGGCACGCTATCGAACGGCCCCTGGGATCTCGACGAGGATCTGAAGAAGGTCAACGGCCTCGTCAAATACAGCCGCGGCACCGCCGATCGCGGCTGGAACGTGGGCGTCACCGGCTATCACGCCACCTGGAACGCCACCGATCAGGTGCCGCAGCGCGCGATCGACAGCGGCCTCATCAGCCGCTGGGGCAATATCGATCCCGCGCTCGGCGGCCGCACGACGCGGGTGGGGATCACCGGCAACGCCACCCTCGGCGAGACGCGGCTGAACCTCTACGGCCTCTATTATCGCTTTCGGCTCACCTCCAACTTCACCTATTTCCTCAACGATCCGGTGAATGGCGACGAGTTCAAGCAGCGCGACCAGCGCGGCCAGTTCGGCGGATCGATCCGCCACAGCATCCCCGCCACGATCGGCGGCATGCCCGTCACCTTCACCGTCGGTGGCGAGGGGCGGTGGGATCATATCGGCAAGATCGGCCTCTACAGCGCGATCGCCGGGCGGACGAGCGGCACCGTGCGGCAGGACAAGGTGGACGAATATTCGGGCGCCATCCACGCGGAGGGCACGGCCGCCCTCACCGATCGCCTGCGCCTGACGATCGGCCTGCGCGGCGACCTCTACGGCTACGACGTGCGCGCGCAGACGCTGGCGGCCAATTCCGGCAAAGGGTCGGACGGGATGCTCGGCCCCAAGGCGGCGCTCGCCTGGCGGGCGACCGATCACCTCGAACTCTACGCCAATTACGGCGAGAGCTTCCACTCCAACGACGTGCGCGGCGCCAGCATCCGCTTCGATCCGGTGACGGGCGATCCGGTGGATCGCGTGCCGGTGCTGGTGAAGGCGCGCGGCTACGAACTGGGCGCGCGGGCCGAGTTCCCGCGCTTCACTGCCTCGCTGGTGGCCTTCGGCCTGAGCCTCGGGTCGGAGCTGGTGTTCGTCGGCGATGGCGGCAGCACAGAGCCCAACGACGCGACCCGCCGCTACGGTGCGGAGGCGACATTGTTCTGGCGCCCGACCGACTGGCTGACCCTCGATGCCTCCGGCGCCGTCACCCACGCGCGCTTCCACGACGTGGCGCCGGGGCAGAACCGGATCCCCAATTCGGTGGACGAGGTGGTCTCGGCCGGCGCCGCGCTGGATGTCGGGCGCGGCTTCACCGCCTCGCTGCGCCTGCGCCACTTCGGCGCCGCGCCGCTGATCGAGGATGGCAGCGCCCGATCGGCGCCGACGACGCTCGTCAATCTCGGCACCTATTATACCGCCGGCCGGATCAAGATCGGCGCGGACGTGCTGAACCTGTTCGGCGCGCGCGATGCGGACATCAGCTATTTCTACGCCTCCCGCCTGCCCGGCGAGCCGGCCGAGGGGGTGGAGGACCGGCACATCCACCCGGTGGAGCCGCGCCAGCTGCGCGTCTCGCTGCGCTACCGGCTCTGAGGGCGCGCCGCCCGGCCCGGTGAGCGGCACGGGCGGCTTGCCCCGGCGCGCCGCAGGCGGCAAGCATCTGGCGACGCGGGCCTTTTGCCCGACCGCCCGGAACGCTGCCGATG encodes:
- a CDS encoding TonB-dependent receptor, translated to MRGARRMTLLAGIAAAGALAPAMPARAQAVAAGDMASPHGRDIVVYGRALAQIGIATSGSQGVVGYRDFEDKPLSRVGELVENVPGVIATQHSGTGKANQYFLRGFNLDHGTDFAGFVDGVPINMRTHGHGQGYLDLNFLIPELVERIDYRKGPYFADAGDFSAAGTVSFSTVDRLAEPMIEATAGSYGYYRALAAGSAAAGGGDLLVALDGTLSNGPWDLDEDLKKVNGLVKYSRGTADRGWNVGVTGYHATWNATDQVPQRAIDSGLISRWGNIDPALGGRTTRVGITGNATLGETRLNLYGLYYRFRLTSNFTYFLNDPVNGDEFKQRDQRGQFGGSIRHSIPATIGGMPVTFTVGGEGRWDHIGKIGLYSAIAGRTSGTVRQDKVDEYSGAIHAEGTAALTDRLRLTIGLRGDLYGYDVRAQTLAANSGKGSDGMLGPKAALAWRATDHLELYANYGESFHSNDVRGASIRFDPVTGDPVDRVPVLVKARGYELGARAEFPRFTASLVAFGLSLGSELVFVGDGGSTEPNDATRRYGAEATLFWRPTDWLTLDASGAVTHARFHDVAPGQNRIPNSVDEVVSAGAALDVGRGFTASLRLRHFGAAPLIEDGSARSAPTTLVNLGTYYTAGRIKIGADVLNLFGARDADISYFYASRLPGEPAEGVEDRHIHPVEPRQLRVSLRYRL